A stretch of the Uranotaenia lowii strain MFRU-FL chromosome 3, ASM2978415v1, whole genome shotgun sequence genome encodes the following:
- the LOC129754477 gene encoding transcription initiation factor TFIID subunit 11 isoform X1, translating into MENILEPSSSDDNMPSDGGNKKDIQSLLSSEDDLFDGPNPVSTIKIEPSQMQDYHHHHAGSSSSRGGASYSMRTEFEDIIMPEIGRESAMSLSSTELSKAQKELERAKRKEMKSKRVMEEEELEKMQVLVSNFTEEQLDRYEMYRRAAFPKAAVKRLMQTITGCSVSQNVVIAMSGIAKVFVGEVVELALDEMERTGETGAIQPKYLREAVRSLRSRGQIPNGRGHKQFFKMN; encoded by the exons ATGGAAAACATCCTTGAACCAAGCAGTTCGGACGACAACATGCCCTCGGACGGCGGAAACAAAAAAGATATCCAGTCGCTACTCTCGTCAGAGGATGATCTGTTCGATGGACCGAATCCGGTTTCCACCATTAAGATCGAACCTAGCCAAATGCAGgactatcatcatcatcatgccGGATCTTCCAGCTCCCGTGGTGGCGCTTCCTACTCGATGAGGACGGAATTCGAAGACATTATTATGCCGGAAATCGGTCGGGAGAGCGCCATGTCTTTAAGCTCCACCGAACTAAGCAAAGCTCAAAAGGAACTTGAGCGAGCAAAACGGAAAGAAATGAAAAGCAAACGTGTTATGGAGGAAGAGGAGCTGGAGAAGATGCA GGTTCTAGTTTCCAATTTCACCGAAGAGCAACTGGATCGATACGAGATGTACCGGCGAGCGGCGTTTCCAAAGGCGGCAGTCAAGCGACTAATGCAAACCATAACCGGCTGCTCGGTTTCGCAGAACGTTGTCATCGCCATGTCCGGTATAGCGAAGGTATTTGTCGGGGAGGTTGTGGAGCTGGCCCTAGATGAGATGGAACGAACAGGGGAAACTGGCGCCATTCAACCGAAGTATCTGAGAGAAGCCGTTCGATCGCTGCGGTCACGGGGACAGATTCCGAACGGTCGGGGGCAtaagcaatttttcaaaatgaattaa
- the LOC129754477 gene encoding transcription initiation factor TFIID subunit 11 isoform X2 yields MPSDGGNKKDIQSLLSSEDDLFDGPNPVSTIKIEPSQMQDYHHHHAGSSSSRGGASYSMRTEFEDIIMPEIGRESAMSLSSTELSKAQKELERAKRKEMKSKRVMEEEELEKMQVLVSNFTEEQLDRYEMYRRAAFPKAAVKRLMQTITGCSVSQNVVIAMSGIAKVFVGEVVELALDEMERTGETGAIQPKYLREAVRSLRSRGQIPNGRGHKQFFKMN; encoded by the exons ATGCCCTCGGACGGCGGAAACAAAAAAGATATCCAGTCGCTACTCTCGTCAGAGGATGATCTGTTCGATGGACCGAATCCGGTTTCCACCATTAAGATCGAACCTAGCCAAATGCAGgactatcatcatcatcatgccGGATCTTCCAGCTCCCGTGGTGGCGCTTCCTACTCGATGAGGACGGAATTCGAAGACATTATTATGCCGGAAATCGGTCGGGAGAGCGCCATGTCTTTAAGCTCCACCGAACTAAGCAAAGCTCAAAAGGAACTTGAGCGAGCAAAACGGAAAGAAATGAAAAGCAAACGTGTTATGGAGGAAGAGGAGCTGGAGAAGATGCA GGTTCTAGTTTCCAATTTCACCGAAGAGCAACTGGATCGATACGAGATGTACCGGCGAGCGGCGTTTCCAAAGGCGGCAGTCAAGCGACTAATGCAAACCATAACCGGCTGCTCGGTTTCGCAGAACGTTGTCATCGCCATGTCCGGTATAGCGAAGGTATTTGTCGGGGAGGTTGTGGAGCTGGCCCTAGATGAGATGGAACGAACAGGGGAAACTGGCGCCATTCAACCGAAGTATCTGAGAGAAGCCGTTCGATCGCTGCGGTCACGGGGACAGATTCCGAACGGTCGGGGGCAtaagcaatttttcaaaatgaattaa